Proteins co-encoded in one Opitutales bacterium genomic window:
- a CDS encoding ribonucleotide-diphosphate reductase subunit beta: protein MEKTYTVGKKSFNLNQDKAEEAFAAKKIINGRNTMTFNLLPLKYQWAYELYKTMKANHWEPEDIPMQKDVEQWRDAAALSDSERWIIMMGIGYFSAAEGIVGDNILHVVRELVTAPELKLVLGRHAHEENIHADSLLYMISSLGINPHECEAMFSQIPTILKKNEFVTRTSHALRRDIDLTVTENKQRLAKNIFVFGQVMEGTQFYGLFGMVLSLYRQNKFPGIGQMFRYTLRDESNHIQLFRELLNDLVEENPDVWTEDFQRDLRNTMVEGVELEKEFIRDCLPVSSVGMSADEFCQYIDYIADRRLESVGLEPLHHGAQNPFPWLAEMMDIKKEQNFFEGRVTEYQKASSLVIDNDDDL from the coding sequence ATGGAAAAAACTTACACCGTCGGGAAAAAGTCCTTCAATCTCAATCAAGACAAAGCCGAAGAGGCATTTGCCGCCAAAAAGATCATAAATGGCCGCAATACGATGACCTTCAATCTGCTGCCTCTGAAGTATCAATGGGCTTATGAGCTCTATAAAACGATGAAGGCCAATCACTGGGAGCCGGAAGATATTCCGATGCAGAAAGACGTGGAGCAGTGGCGAGATGCGGCAGCTCTCAGCGATTCAGAGCGCTGGATCATCATGATGGGCATTGGCTATTTTTCCGCTGCGGAGGGGATCGTTGGAGATAACATCTTGCACGTGGTCCGCGAGCTCGTCACCGCGCCTGAGCTCAAGCTGGTTCTGGGGCGCCACGCACATGAAGAAAATATTCATGCAGATAGTCTTCTATATATGATCAGCTCACTGGGTATCAATCCCCATGAGTGTGAGGCTATGTTCTCTCAGATTCCTACTATTTTAAAGAAGAACGAATTCGTGACACGCACCTCACATGCGCTGCGTCGCGATATCGATCTTACAGTTACCGAAAATAAACAACGCCTTGCCAAAAATATCTTTGTCTTCGGTCAGGTGATGGAGGGCACGCAGTTCTACGGTCTATTCGGGATGGTGCTCAGCTTATATCGCCAGAACAAGTTTCCGGGGATTGGACAAATGTTCCGCTACACGCTGCGTGACGAGTCCAACCACATTCAGCTTTTCCGCGAATTGCTGAATGACCTCGTCGAAGAGAATCCTGATGTATGGACGGAGGATTTCCAACGTGACTTGCGTAATACCATGGTTGAGGGCGTCGAACTCGAGAAAGAGTTTATTCGAGACTGTCTACCGGTGAGCAGTGTCGGCATGAGTGCCGACGAGTTCTGCCAATATATCGATTATATTGCCGATCGCCGCTTGGAATCCGTAGGCTTAGAGCCTCTCCATCATGGGGCGCAAAATCCGTTCCCATGGCTGGCTGAGATGATGGATATCAAGAAGGAGCAAAACTTCTTCGAAGGCCGCGTCACCGAATATCAAAAGGCATCATCGTTGGTTATTGATAACGACGACGATCTTTAG
- a CDS encoding ribonucleoside-diphosphate reductase subunit alpha, producing MYQKTTFEEDRALKRLVSTPREQKPRFDWSQTIDTARFPQSDITIDDKGKNRTLRHIDIAETVGEAVTDLLLSRKEDDIYTARNRALVNTVVALVGEKLAGQIEQGRSLHLSQHDLFLLIEKTLIESDAHDVARSLVFGRAHHFDSDTSSTDQLEPAQDVAVRLIRRNKQVVPWNQGKIEIAIRKAFLSLQMDSEPAVGVAEAVSDRVRNLRQSFINIEDVQDIVQEEMMRAGEFKVAEAYILYRAHRARVREELDNVEVDEARQDSMIVVTLDDGSTEFWDGVDLKKRIEYGMIGLDLCLTAEQIETELRRSLFPEMKVSDLHKTVILNSKTLIEKDADFAKFAARILLSFIYEEVLEWDIVRDGIEGLKEAHRKGFKTALKRGTEIERYNPQLLKYDIDALADALDPSADMDFDYLGIQTLYDRYLIVDKQTTPARRLETPQFFWMRVSMGLFIGEDIAGVEDRISSLYSLYKSRRFCSSTPTLFNSGTMHSQLSSCYLYKVDDSIESIMTRGIAENAYLSKWAGGLGGSWTSVRGTGSYIQGTNGESQGVIPFLKLHNDQLVAVNQGGKRRGSGCAYLETWHNDIQDFLELRKNTGDDRRRTHDMNTANWIPDLFMKRMEAREHWTLFRSSETPDLHDLYGRAFEDRYVEYEAKAERGELFGKKVPAIELWKSMLRMIFETGHPWITFKDPCNVRSPQDHAGVIHSSNLCTEITLNTSDDETAVCNLGSVILDNHLDMHGNIDHDKLRDTIQVAVRALDNVIDINFYPTDAARTSNTRHRPIGLGVMGLQNALYQRGTAFASDAAVEFNDEFMEAIAYYAYEASCDLAAERGSYSTYKGSKWDRGMLPQDTLDLLEEERGDTVDVPRGGKMDWEPLRSKIAKFGMRNSNVLAIAPTATISNIMGTSPCIEPTYKNLFVKSNLSGDFIVLNAHLVSDLKKEGLWDEDMIGQLKYFDGELTDIERIPQHIKERYLTSFEISYEYVVNAAARRQKWIDQSQSVNLWLKEADMKVLSHMYRSAWRKGLKTTYYLRTLGASSIEKATVSLKKAAQPAPTNRVYSEAEKVACSIEAMRNGEECEACQ from the coding sequence ATGTATCAAAAAACCACATTCGAGGAAGATCGCGCCCTCAAGCGCCTCGTCTCCACTCCCCGGGAGCAAAAGCCCCGGTTTGATTGGTCACAGACCATAGACACCGCACGTTTCCCACAGTCCGACATCACCATCGACGATAAGGGTAAGAACCGCACCTTGCGCCATATCGATATCGCAGAAACTGTTGGAGAGGCGGTAACTGATCTTCTGCTTTCACGTAAAGAAGACGATATTTATACTGCCCGTAACCGTGCATTGGTGAATACGGTAGTGGCCCTGGTAGGCGAAAAATTAGCGGGGCAGATTGAGCAGGGGCGTTCACTCCACCTATCACAACACGACCTTTTCCTACTCATCGAGAAAACCCTCATCGAGAGCGATGCCCATGATGTGGCGCGTTCACTCGTCTTTGGGCGGGCGCATCATTTTGATTCTGACACGTCGTCGACCGATCAACTAGAACCGGCTCAGGATGTGGCTGTGCGCCTTATCCGCCGCAACAAGCAGGTGGTGCCATGGAACCAGGGTAAGATCGAGATCGCTATCCGCAAAGCATTCCTTTCGCTCCAGATGGATTCAGAACCCGCGGTGGGAGTCGCCGAAGCTGTCAGTGATCGCGTAAGAAATCTGCGACAATCCTTTATCAATATCGAGGATGTACAAGATATTGTTCAAGAGGAAATGATGCGCGCGGGCGAGTTTAAGGTTGCTGAGGCTTACATCTTATACCGTGCCCACCGCGCTCGTGTCCGCGAAGAGCTTGATAACGTTGAGGTCGATGAGGCGCGTCAGGACTCCATGATCGTCGTGACTCTCGACGATGGCTCCACCGAGTTTTGGGACGGAGTCGATCTGAAGAAGCGTATTGAGTATGGCATGATTGGCTTGGATCTCTGCCTCACTGCAGAGCAGATTGAAACTGAGCTACGGCGTTCTTTATTTCCGGAGATGAAGGTCAGTGATCTTCACAAAACAGTAATCCTCAATTCTAAGACACTGATCGAGAAGGACGCCGATTTCGCCAAATTTGCCGCGCGTATTCTCCTGAGCTTCATTTATGAAGAAGTGCTTGAGTGGGATATTGTCCGCGACGGTATCGAAGGTCTCAAGGAGGCCCATCGGAAGGGTTTCAAAACTGCGCTCAAGCGTGGAACTGAGATCGAACGCTACAACCCTCAGTTGTTGAAATATGATATCGATGCCTTGGCTGATGCCCTCGATCCGTCCGCAGACATGGACTTCGATTACCTTGGCATCCAAACTCTCTATGATCGTTACTTGATTGTCGACAAGCAGACCACGCCTGCCCGTCGCCTGGAGACTCCACAGTTTTTCTGGATGCGTGTTTCTATGGGGCTGTTCATAGGCGAGGACATCGCGGGAGTGGAAGACCGCATTTCCTCGCTATACTCTCTCTATAAGAGCCGCCGTTTCTGCTCTTCTACACCGACTCTATTCAATTCGGGAACGATGCATTCCCAGTTGTCTTCCTGCTATTTATACAAAGTCGACGACTCAATTGAGTCCATCATGACCCGGGGCATCGCTGAAAATGCTTACCTATCTAAATGGGCTGGGGGCCTCGGTGGTTCATGGACCAGCGTGCGTGGTACGGGCAGCTACATTCAGGGAACTAATGGCGAGAGCCAGGGCGTTATCCCATTCCTCAAGCTACATAATGACCAGCTTGTCGCAGTCAACCAGGGCGGAAAGCGCCGCGGATCTGGTTGTGCGTACTTAGAGACTTGGCACAACGACATTCAGGACTTCCTTGAGCTGCGCAAAAACACCGGAGATGATCGACGTCGTACTCACGATATGAATACGGCCAACTGGATTCCGGATTTGTTCATGAAGCGTATGGAAGCGCGCGAGCATTGGACGCTTTTCCGTTCGAGTGAGACACCCGATCTACACGATTTATACGGAAGGGCCTTCGAAGACCGCTACGTCGAATACGAAGCCAAAGCCGAGCGTGGTGAACTTTTTGGCAAGAAGGTCCCCGCCATCGAACTATGGAAGTCTATGCTCCGGATGATTTTTGAAACCGGTCATCCCTGGATCACCTTCAAGGATCCTTGTAACGTCCGCAGCCCCCAGGACCATGCAGGTGTGATTCACAGTTCGAACCTCTGCACTGAGATCACCCTAAATACCAGCGATGATGAAACGGCTGTGTGTAACCTCGGCTCTGTGATTCTCGACAACCACTTGGACATGCATGGCAACATCGACCATGACAAGCTGCGTGACACCATCCAAGTAGCGGTCCGTGCGCTCGATAACGTCATCGACATCAACTTCTACCCAACTGACGCAGCTCGGACATCCAATACACGCCATCGTCCCATCGGACTCGGTGTGATGGGCTTGCAAAACGCGCTCTATCAGCGGGGAACGGCCTTCGCCTCTGATGCTGCCGTCGAATTCAATGACGAGTTTATGGAGGCCATCGCATACTACGCCTATGAGGCCTCTTGTGACTTGGCAGCGGAGCGTGGTTCTTACTCCACCTACAAAGGCTCCAAATGGGACCGAGGTATGCTACCCCAAGACACCTTAGATCTGCTTGAGGAGGAACGGGGTGACACAGTGGATGTACCGCGTGGGGGCAAGATGGATTGGGAACCGCTCCGTAGCAAGATTGCTAAATTCGGAATGCGTAACTCCAACGTTCTCGCGATTGCACCCACTGCCACGATTTCGAATATCATGGGCACGTCCCCCTGCATTGAGCCGACCTACAAGAACCTCTTTGTGAAGAGTAATCTTTCAGGGGACTTTATCGTTCTAAACGCTCACCTCGTAAGCGACTTGAAAAAAGAAGGTCTCTGGGATGAAGACATGATCGGTCAACTCAAGTATTTTGACGGTGAACTCACCGACATAGAGCGGATTCCTCAGCATATCAAGGAGCGCTACCTTACTTCATTTGAAATCTCCTACGAATATGTAGTCAACGCCGCTGCTCGACGCCAAAAATGGATTGACCAAAGTCAGTCGGTAAATCTGTGGCTCAAGGAAGCGGATATGAAAGTGCTGTCGCACATGTATCGCTCTGCTTGGCGCAAAGGCCTAAAAACTACTTATTACCTGCGCACGCTCGGTGCCTCTAGCATTGAAAAAGCAACGGTATCCTTAAAAAAAGCGGCGCAACCTGCACCCACCAACCGGGTTTACTCTGAGGCAGAAAAAGTAGCCTGTTCGATCGAAGCGATGCGCAACGGCGAAGAATGCGAGGCATGCCAATAA
- a CDS encoding diaminopimelate decarboxylase: protein MTIMETLRFLTPELVRSIATEFGTPSYVYDEATLEQRAREALNFPNAFGLTVRFAMKACPNRNILQLMDNWGLSFDCSSGYEVQRAIAAGISAEKLSLSTQELPENIGEILDRGVHVNACSLSQIEKIGQVRPGHRIGLRFNPGRGSGGNNQTNVGGPASSFGIWYEKLGIVQQIVEKHSLVVDTVHTHIGSGSDPKVWQEVAHDSMELAIAFPELTHLNLGGGYKVGRMSSETSTNLSIVGAPVKEIFEQVAAETGRKLRLEIEPGTYLVANAGALVTTACDIVDTGESGYTFIKVDSGMTELLRPSLYGSQHPIVAIPSQQHDVTHDYIIVGHCCESGDLISCAPDEPAILKTRTLAEIRIGDPVVIEGTGAYCSAMPAKNYNSFPEAAEVLVNKHGIARLIRKRQDPEAIWANEV, encoded by the coding sequence ATTACAATCATGGAAACTCTTCGCTTTCTCACCCCGGAATTAGTCCGTTCGATCGCCACAGAATTTGGGACACCGAGCTATGTCTACGATGAAGCTACGCTCGAGCAACGTGCCCGGGAGGCCCTCAATTTCCCCAACGCCTTTGGCCTCACCGTGCGCTTCGCCATGAAGGCCTGCCCCAATCGCAATATCCTACAATTAATGGATAACTGGGGGCTCTCCTTCGACTGTAGCTCCGGCTACGAGGTCCAGCGCGCTATTGCTGCTGGCATTTCTGCTGAGAAATTAAGCCTCAGCACGCAGGAACTCCCGGAAAATATCGGCGAGATCCTCGATCGGGGTGTGCATGTGAATGCGTGCTCACTCAGCCAGATCGAAAAAATTGGACAGGTCCGCCCCGGCCACCGTATCGGCTTACGCTTCAATCCTGGCCGAGGATCGGGAGGTAATAACCAGACCAACGTCGGCGGCCCGGCATCGAGCTTCGGCATCTGGTATGAGAAGCTTGGGATCGTGCAGCAAATTGTGGAAAAACATAGCCTGGTCGTCGACACCGTGCACACACATATTGGCTCGGGCAGCGACCCCAAGGTCTGGCAAGAAGTGGCTCATGACAGTATGGAGCTGGCGATTGCCTTTCCAGAATTGACGCATCTCAACCTCGGTGGTGGCTACAAAGTAGGCAGGATGAGCAGCGAAACATCGACAAACCTCTCCATTGTGGGTGCACCCGTTAAAGAAATCTTCGAGCAAGTTGCTGCCGAGACCGGACGTAAACTACGCCTAGAAATCGAGCCGGGCACATACCTAGTAGCGAACGCAGGAGCTCTAGTAACCACAGCCTGCGACATTGTAGATACTGGCGAATCGGGATATACTTTCATCAAGGTCGATTCCGGGATGACCGAGCTGCTCCGTCCCTCACTCTACGGTTCGCAACATCCGATCGTGGCGATCCCATCCCAGCAGCACGATGTCACACATGACTACATCATAGTCGGGCACTGCTGTGAATCGGGAGATCTCATCTCGTGCGCACCCGACGAGCCAGCTATTCTAAAAACACGCACGCTCGCTGAAATCCGCATCGGCGACCCAGTCGTAATCGAAGGCACCGGAGCCTACTGCTCTGCTATGCCAGCCAAAAACTACAACTCCTTCCCCGAAGCCGCAGAAGTGCTCGTCAACAAACACGGCATCGCTCGACTGATCCGTAAACGCCAAGACCCGGAGGCGATCTGGGCAAATGAAGTGTAG
- the sufB gene encoding Fe-S cluster assembly protein SufB: MATEIDTLSQLDLDKGNFHYETEYKYDAGVGLSEDTINYISDVKNDADWIREFRLKALDVFRRKPDPTNWATEDLDNIHYDKIRYYLSKGQQPSRSWDDVPDDVKETFERLGIPENERKFLAGVEAQFDSEAAYSRMKEDLEKRGVLFLGSTEALNKYPEIFRPYFGKVIPTGDNKYSALNSAVFSGGSFIYVPKGVKLKQPLQAYFRINAENFGQFERTLIIADEGAEVSYMEGCTAPKFETSTLHSAVVELVALKGAKIQYITVQNWSNNVFNLVTKRALAEEDAEVKWIDCNIGSRLTMKYPGVILKGKRARGEVLSIALANDGQHQDTGAKMVHLADDTTSNIIAKSISIGEGRSTYRGLVHMPKELKRCKNNTECDALLINTNSRTDTYPAISVTGDGNSVQHEASVSKVSAEQIFYMMQRGLDEGQAMSLAVNGFVNDLIKAFPMEYSVELKRLIDMEMEGSVG; encoded by the coding sequence ATGGCTACCGAAATCGATACCCTCAGCCAGCTTGATCTGGATAAGGGGAATTTCCACTACGAGACGGAGTATAAATACGACGCCGGAGTGGGTCTCAGCGAAGACACCATCAACTATATTTCCGATGTCAAAAACGACGCTGACTGGATTCGCGAGTTCCGCCTCAAGGCACTCGACGTCTTTCGTCGCAAGCCCGACCCTACGAATTGGGCGACTGAGGACCTAGACAACATCCACTACGACAAAATCCGCTACTACCTCTCCAAAGGACAGCAGCCCTCACGCTCGTGGGATGATGTGCCTGATGATGTCAAAGAGACATTTGAACGCCTTGGAATTCCTGAGAATGAGCGCAAGTTTCTCGCTGGAGTAGAAGCACAGTTTGATTCCGAGGCGGCTTACTCCCGTATGAAAGAAGACTTGGAGAAACGGGGTGTGCTTTTTCTTGGCTCGACTGAAGCCTTGAACAAATACCCAGAGATTTTCCGACCTTATTTCGGTAAAGTCATCCCGACAGGTGATAACAAATACTCGGCTCTCAACAGCGCCGTGTTCTCTGGGGGTTCATTTATTTACGTCCCCAAGGGCGTGAAACTCAAACAACCGCTTCAGGCCTATTTTCGTATCAATGCTGAGAACTTCGGCCAGTTTGAGCGCACGCTCATTATCGCAGACGAAGGCGCGGAGGTGTCTTACATGGAAGGCTGTACTGCGCCGAAGTTTGAGACCTCTACCTTGCACTCGGCAGTGGTTGAACTTGTTGCACTCAAAGGCGCCAAAATTCAGTATATCACTGTCCAAAATTGGTCGAATAACGTGTTCAACCTGGTGACGAAACGCGCCTTGGCAGAAGAAGATGCGGAGGTGAAGTGGATTGATTGCAATATCGGCAGCCGCCTCACCATGAAATACCCAGGCGTTATACTGAAAGGAAAACGTGCGCGCGGTGAGGTGCTCTCCATTGCTTTAGCGAATGATGGGCAGCATCAGGATACTGGAGCTAAGATGGTCCACCTGGCCGACGACACCACTTCCAACATCATTGCTAAGTCTATTTCTATTGGTGAGGGTCGCTCGACCTATCGCGGGTTGGTGCATATGCCTAAAGAACTCAAGCGCTGTAAGAACAACACTGAATGTGACGCCCTGCTTATCAACACCAACAGCCGCACCGACACCTATCCAGCGATATCCGTCACCGGCGATGGTAACTCTGTCCAACACGAAGCCTCGGTCTCGAAGGTCAGCGCAGAGCAGATTTTCTATATGATGCAACGCGGTCTCGATGAAGGCCAAGCTATGAGTCTGGCGGTAAACGGTTTCGTCAACGACCTCATCAAAGCTTTCCCGATGGAATACTCCGTCGAGTTGAAGCGACTCATCGACATGGAGATGGAAGGCTCGGTCGGATAA
- a CDS encoding transcriptional repressor, with the protein MKLQPEFKIRLEKSLEKSGLRSTKQREHVYGIILSKRDHPTADEVYVRAKEDMPSISLATVYNCLETLVGADLVRMVNFERQPTRYCPNLRPHAHFHCDRTGRIYDVNLPQNAVQFLEQLMPTGFKINHLELSFNGESPDATPTAPQAQSKSETS; encoded by the coding sequence ATGAAACTTCAACCCGAATTCAAAATCCGACTCGAGAAAAGTCTCGAAAAATCGGGCCTGCGCTCCACGAAACAGAGAGAGCATGTCTATGGGATCATCCTCTCCAAGAGAGATCACCCGACCGCGGATGAAGTTTACGTTCGAGCCAAGGAGGACATGCCATCTATCTCTTTGGCTACGGTCTACAACTGCCTGGAGACACTGGTGGGAGCGGATCTCGTTCGCATGGTGAATTTCGAACGCCAGCCGACGCGCTACTGCCCAAACCTCAGGCCCCACGCTCATTTTCACTGCGATCGCACTGGCCGCATTTACGACGTCAACCTTCCACAAAACGCAGTTCAATTTCTCGAACAACTAATGCCCACCGGGTTCAAAATCAACCACCTCGAGCTGTCTTTCAATGGTGAGTCCCCCGACGCCACGCCGACGGCACCTCAGGCTCAATCTAAATCCGAAACTTCATAA
- the sufC gene encoding Fe-S cluster assembly ATPase SufC, protein MTHALDIQNLNVSIGDRPILKDFTLNVPKGEVHAIMGPNGTGKSTLCKVLAGHEDYTVNSGEAYLNGKAILGDEPDAISRAGLFLAFQYPIEIPGVTIANFIRAARQARLPEGEEINAPAYYRELYEKMDLLKIDRKFTARSVNEGFSGGEKKRCEVLQMAMLEPTMCVMDETDSGLDIDALKVVANGVNMMRSEDRGFLVITHYQRLLDYIVPDVVHVMYDGRIVQSGGPDLARELEAKGYGWVKDELAPAIA, encoded by the coding sequence ATGACTCACGCACTCGACATCCAAAATCTCAATGTCTCGATCGGTGATAGGCCGATCCTCAAAGATTTCACACTGAATGTGCCCAAGGGCGAGGTTCACGCGATCATGGGACCAAACGGAACAGGGAAGAGTACCCTTTGTAAGGTGCTCGCCGGCCATGAGGACTACACGGTGAACTCCGGTGAAGCCTATTTGAATGGCAAAGCAATTCTCGGGGACGAGCCTGACGCGATATCCCGCGCTGGCCTGTTCTTAGCCTTCCAATATCCGATTGAGATTCCTGGCGTCACGATTGCCAACTTTATCCGTGCCGCGCGTCAAGCACGCCTACCCGAAGGCGAAGAAATCAACGCGCCAGCTTACTACCGGGAACTATACGAGAAGATGGATCTTCTCAAAATCGATAGGAAGTTTACGGCGCGGTCGGTGAATGAAGGCTTCTCAGGTGGTGAAAAGAAGCGCTGTGAGGTGCTTCAAATGGCCATGCTTGAGCCGACAATGTGTGTCATGGACGAGACCGACTCAGGCTTGGACATTGATGCCCTCAAGGTGGTCGCCAATGGGGTCAACATGATGCGTTCTGAGGATCGCGGCTTCCTGGTTATTACCCACTACCAGCGTTTGCTCGACTACATCGTACCTGATGTCGTTCACGTGATGTATGACGGCCGCATCGTGCAAAGTGGTGGTCCCGATCTGGCTCGTGAACTGGAAGCAAAAGGGTACGGCTGGGTCAAAGACGAACTGGCTCCCGCCATCGCATAA
- the sufD gene encoding Fe-S cluster assembly protein SufD, whose translation MIVESPTSPSVGELDGLSFIEEQFHAEPEWVRSERVAAWKEYQNAPMPSRKDENWRFSSLDRNLLNLSKPASGCQAENHSRSASKLAALPSAAILHFCNEQVHAHGPLADELTAKGVIFAPLSEAILSHPDKVMSWLHQKTTELGSQKFEYLHRALSRSGAFIYIPKGVEVEGDLIIVHEVAGDHLAIFPHTLIVAEDNASIKIVEGYFSKILKTGNLVVAGAHTHVGQGARVSRSVIQGMDLGSTIFQLDSSFVERDAQFRSTAVNLGGKKARYENQVNMLGSGSDARIFSITAASGDQEYDQRTFQTHAAPNTFSEILFKNALMDDAKTVFSGLIRVGDDAQQTDAYQTNRNLLLDPTAIAHALPGLEINANDVKCSHGATTGKLDEEQLFYLLQRGIPMNAAKELMVYGFLDEILTKMDDEPLAEFARSLMNYKFRHLKS comes from the coding sequence ATGATCGTCGAATCACCTACATCTCCAAGCGTCGGGGAGCTGGATGGACTGAGCTTCATCGAAGAACAGTTTCATGCCGAGCCTGAATGGGTTCGCTCTGAACGTGTAGCAGCCTGGAAAGAATACCAGAATGCTCCCATGCCTTCGCGCAAAGACGAAAACTGGCGTTTTTCTTCCTTAGACCGCAACCTTTTGAACCTCTCTAAACCCGCATCCGGATGTCAGGCAGAGAATCATTCTCGGAGCGCTAGTAAGCTAGCAGCCTTACCTTCAGCTGCCATATTGCACTTTTGCAATGAGCAGGTTCATGCGCATGGTCCGCTGGCAGATGAGTTGACGGCCAAGGGTGTCATCTTTGCTCCCCTCTCTGAAGCGATCTTGAGCCACCCGGATAAGGTGATGTCTTGGCTGCACCAGAAGACAACCGAGCTTGGATCCCAGAAATTTGAATACCTCCATCGGGCTCTTTCGCGCTCGGGAGCCTTTATCTACATACCTAAGGGGGTTGAGGTCGAGGGGGACCTAATCATTGTCCATGAAGTCGCTGGAGATCACTTGGCCATTTTCCCACATACCTTGATCGTCGCTGAGGACAATGCCTCCATTAAGATTGTTGAGGGCTATTTTTCCAAGATTCTCAAAACTGGTAATCTGGTGGTTGCTGGAGCCCATACCCACGTGGGGCAAGGTGCCCGGGTCAGTCGCTCGGTTATCCAAGGCATGGATCTCGGGAGCACCATCTTTCAGCTCGATTCGAGCTTTGTGGAACGCGACGCTCAATTTCGGAGCACCGCCGTCAACCTGGGTGGAAAAAAAGCACGTTATGAGAACCAGGTAAATATGCTCGGTTCAGGTTCCGATGCCCGAATATTCTCCATTACTGCGGCTTCTGGTGACCAAGAATACGACCAGCGTACCTTCCAGACGCATGCAGCACCCAACACCTTTTCCGAAATCCTCTTCAAAAATGCATTGATGGATGATGCGAAGACAGTGTTCTCCGGCTTGATCCGTGTGGGCGACGATGCTCAACAAACCGATGCTTATCAAACTAACCGCAATCTTCTCCTAGACCCCACGGCAATAGCTCATGCGCTTCCTGGCTTGGAAATCAATGCCAACGATGTGAAGTGCTCCCACGGCGCGACCACTGGAAAGCTCGATGAGGAACAGCTCTTCTACCTCCTCCAGCGCGGTATTCCCATGAATGCAGCCAAAGAGTTGATGGTCTACGGATTTCTCGACGAGATTTTGACTAAAATGGATGACGAGCCGCTCGCCGAGTTCGCTCGATCCCTGATGAATTACAAATTTAGACACCTTAAATCCTAA
- a CDS encoding LysR family transcriptional regulator gives MNHLERIHFEIMRAVDQQGSMTAAADALHLTQSALSHSMRKLEDQLGVKLWHREGRQLRPTQAGAHLLKTAKRMIPQFIHTEERLKQFASGERGSLRIGMECHPCYQWLQKITVSYLRDWPSVDLDVRQAFQFAGVGALFAREIDLLVTPDPFRKKGLIFEPVFDYEQVLVVGPDHPLKDASYAIPRQLGKDTLFTYPVPQERLDIYTHFLAPTGMTVRKQKVVETTEMMLQMVACGRGVAALPRWLVEEYSSTYPVFPVRLGKNGVAKQIFLGIRTEDSEVDYLEAFLTRAREYRNDSAD, from the coding sequence ATGAACCATTTGGAACGAATCCACTTTGAGATCATGCGCGCTGTCGACCAACAAGGAAGTATGACCGCCGCTGCGGACGCCTTGCATCTCACTCAGTCCGCGCTGAGCCACAGTATGCGCAAATTAGAAGACCAGTTGGGGGTAAAGCTTTGGCATCGCGAGGGTCGACAGTTGCGTCCCACACAGGCTGGGGCACATTTACTAAAGACTGCAAAACGGATGATTCCACAGTTTATCCACACGGAGGAGCGGCTGAAACAATTTGCCAGCGGCGAGCGTGGCTCACTCCGCATCGGCATGGAGTGCCATCCCTGTTATCAGTGGTTGCAAAAGATCACCGTGTCTTATCTCCGCGACTGGCCATCCGTCGATCTCGATGTGAGGCAAGCGTTTCAATTTGCAGGAGTCGGCGCGCTCTTCGCGCGTGAGATCGATTTGTTAGTCACACCCGATCCATTCCGCAAAAAGGGACTCATTTTCGAACCGGTGTTTGATTACGAACAAGTCCTCGTGGTCGGGCCAGATCACCCGCTCAAAGATGCGAGCTATGCGATTCCTCGGCAATTGGGTAAGGATACGCTATTTACTTATCCAGTCCCTCAGGAACGCCTTGATATCTACACCCATTTTCTCGCCCCGACCGGTATGACCGTTCGCAAACAGAAAGTCGTCGAGACGACCGAAATGATGCTTCAGATGGTAGCCTGTGGTCGAGGGGTGGCGGCGCTGCCAAGATGGTTGGTAGAAGAGTATTCCAGCACATACCCTGTCTTCCCAGTGCGTCTCGGCAAAAATGGTGTCGCTAAACAAATCTTCCTTGGAATCCGCACCGAAGACAGCGAAGTAGACTATCTAGAAGCGTTCCTCACACGCGCTCGGGAATACCGGAACGATTCAGCGGACTAA